Proteins found in one Pseudorasbora parva isolate DD20220531a chromosome 11, ASM2467924v1, whole genome shotgun sequence genomic segment:
- the LOC137092536 gene encoding nuclear factor 7, brain-like encodes MDSKSLEELSCPVCLEIFKDPVFLSCSHSICKECLQQFWKTQDTQECPVCRRRSSKDEPPFNLTLKNLCDSLIKERNERRSSESEEICSLHSEKLKLFCLEDKQPVCVVCRDSKQHDNHKFRPISEVVSSYKEEFNTALTSLQNKLKHGEEMKGECDETIQHIESQAEHTERQIKEEFEKLHQFLRDEEEATITALREEEEQKKQRMKEKLEEMNTHISALSHTIRDMEEMMKANDVSFVKNFNASMERVQIPQPDPRMSSGALIDVSRYLGNLRSRVWKKMLETVQHTPLTLDPNTAHPRLTLSSDLTSVSYSDEDKTLPDDPERFHRYPCVLGSEGFNSGTHCWDVEVGDSTGWSLGITTASNQRKGEDFFDSNVWCVGYWNSEYCSQSPDKPITVFPVKVKLQRVRVQLDYDRGTVSFSDPVTNTHLLTFRTSFTETVFPFLYNLSRTSPLRILPVKLIITAENHS; translated from the exons ATGGATTCAAAATCTTTGGAAGAGCTTTCTTGTCCTGTTTGCCTTGAAATCTTCAAGGATCCTGTTTTTCTGTCCTGTAGTCACAGTATTTGTAAAGAGTGTCTACAACAGTTCTGGAAAACTCAGGACACTCAGGAGTGTCCCGTCTGCAGGAGAAGATCCTCAAAAGATGAACCGCCATTTAATCTCACGTTAAAAAACTTGTGTGATTCTTTGATAAAGGAGAGAAATGAGAGGCGTTCATCAGAGTCTGAGGAGATCTGCAGTTTACACAGCGAGAAACTCAAACTCTTCTGTCTGGAGGACAAACAGCCTGTGTGTGTCGTGTGCAGAGACTCAAAACAACACGATAATCATAAATTCAGACCCATCAGTGAAGTGGTTTCATCTTACAAG GAGGAATTTAATACAGCGCTGACGTCCTTACAAAACAAGCTCAAACATGGAGAAGAAATGAAAGGGGAGTGTGATGAAACAATCCAACACATCGAG TCTCAAGCTGAGCACACAGAGCGTCAGATTAAAGAAGAGTTTGAGAAGCTTCATCAGTTTCTCAGAGACGAAGAAGAAGCTACAATCACTGCACTGAGGGAGGAAGAGGAGCAGAAGAAGCAGAGGATGAAGGAGAAGCTGGAggagatgaacacacacatctcagctctttcacacacaatcaGAGACATGGAGGAGATGATGAAAGCCAACGACGTCTCGTTTGTAAAG AACTTTAACGCCTCAATGGAAAG AGTCCAGATCCCACAGCCGGATCCACGGATGAGTTCTGGAGCTTTGATTGATGTGTCCCGTTATCTGGGTAACCTGCGGTCCAGAGTCTGGAAGAAGATGCTGGAAACTGTCCAACACA CTCCGTTGACTCTTGatccaaacacagcacatcctcGTCTCACACTCTCGTCTGATCTGACCAGTGTGTCGTACAGTGATGAAGATAAAACACTTCCTGATGATCCAGAGAGGTTTCACAGGTATCCATGTGTCCTGGGATCTGAGGGCTTTAACTCAGGAACACACTGCTGGGATGTGGAGGTCGGTGACAGTACAGGCTGGAGTCTTGGAATAACCACAGCATCAAACCAGAGGAAGGGAGAGGATTTCTTTGACTCTAATGTCTGGTGTGTGGGGTACTGGAACAGCGAATACTGCTCTCAATCCCCAGATAAACCCATCACTGTCTTTCCTGTTAAAGTGAAGCTTCAGCGTGTGAGAGTTCAGCTGGACTATGACAGAGGAACAGTGTCATTCTCTGATCCTGTaactaacacacatttactcacaTTCAGGACGTCCTTCACTGAGACTGTCTTTCCATTCTTATATAATCTCAGCAGAACTTCCCCTCTGAGGATCTTACCAGTTAAACTGATTATTACAGCAGAAAATCACAGTTAA
- the LOC137092163 gene encoding E3 ubiquitin-protein ligase TRIM35-like yields MDSKSAEELSCPICCEIFKAPVFLSCSHSICKECLQQFWKTKETQECPVCRRRSSRGDPPVNLTLKNLCESLIKERNERRSSESEEICSLHSEKLKLFCLEDKQPVCLVCIVSKQHDNHKFRPFSEVVSTHKEEFNTALTSLQNKLKHGEEMKGECDKTIQHIESQAEHTERQIKEEFEKLHQFLRDEEEATITALREEEEQKKQRMKEKLEEMNTHISALSHTIRDMEEMMKANDVSFLKNFNASMERVQIPQPDPRMSSGALIDVSRYLGNLRSRVWKKMLETVQHTPLTLDPNTADPRLTLSSDLTSVCVSLSDGDKTLPDNPERFDRYPCVLGSEGFNSGTHCWDVEVGDSTGWTLGITTASNQRKGADFIKSNVWFVGYVNSEYCSQSPDQPFTAFPVKVKLQRVRVQLDYDRGTVSFSDPVTNTHLLTFRTSFTETVFPFLCNGCRTPLRILPVKLIITAENHS; encoded by the exons ATGGATTCAAAATCTGCTGAAGAGCTTTCTTGTCCTATTTGCTGTGAAATCTTCAAGGCTCCTGTTTTTCTGTCCTGTAGTCACAGTATTTGTAAAGAGTGTCTGCAACAGTTCTGGAAAACTAAGGAAACTCAGGAGTGTCCCGTCTGCAGGAGAAGATCCTCAAGAGGTGATCCTCCAGTTAATCTCACGTTAAAAAACTTGTGTGAATCGTTGATAAAGGAGAGAAATGAGAGGCGTTCATCAGAGTCTGAGGAGATCTGCAGTTTACACAGTGAGAAACTCAAACTCTTCTGTCTGGAGGACAAACAGCCTGTGTGTTTAGTGTGCATAGTCTCAAAACAACACGATAATCATAAATTCAGACCCTTCAGTGAAGTGGTTTCAACTCACAAG GAGGAATTTAATACAGCGCTGACGTCCTTACAAAACAAGCTCAAACATGGAGAAGAAATGAAAGGAGAGTGTGATAAAACAATCCAACACATCGAG TCTCAAGCTGAGCACACAGAGCGTCAGATTAAAGAAGAGTTTGAGAAGCTTCATCAGTTTCTCAGAGACGAAGAAGAAGCTACAATCACTGCACTGAGGGAGGAAGAGGAGCAGAAGAAGCAGAGGATGAAGGAGAAGCTGGAggagatgaacacacacatctcagctctttcacacacaatcaGAGACATGGAGGAGATGATGAAAGCCAATGACGTCTCGTTTCTAAAG AACTTTAACGCCTCAATGGAAAG AGTCCAGATCCCACAGCCGGATCCACGGATGAGTTCTGGAGCTTTGATTGATGTGTCCCGTTATCTGGGTAACCTGCGGTCCAGAGTCTGGAAGAAGATGCTGGAAACTGTCCAACACA CTCCGTTGACTCTTGATCCAAACACAGCAGATCCTCGTCTCACACTCTCGTCTGATctgaccagtgtgtgtgtgtcgctcaGTGATGGAGATAAAACACTTCCTGATAATCCAGAGAGGTTTGACAGGTATCCATGTGTCCTGGGATCTGAGGGCTTTAACTCAGGAACACACTGCTGGGATGTGGAGGTCGGTGACAGTACAGGCTGGACTCTTGGAATAACCACAGCATCAAACCAGAGGAAGGGAGCGGATTTCATTAAGTCTAATGTCTGGTTTGTGGGGTACGTGAACAGCGAATACTGCTCTCAATCCCCAGATCAACCCTTCACTGCCTTTCCTGTTAAAGTGAAGCTTCAGCGTGTGAGAGTTCAGCTGGACTATGACAGAGGAACAGTGTCATTCTCTGATCCTGTaactaacacacatttactcacaTTCAGGACGTCCTTCACTGAGACTGTCTTTCCATTCTTATGTAATGGCTGCAGAACTCCTCTGAGGATCTTACCAGTTAAACTGATTATTACAGCAGAAAATCACAGTTAA